One stretch of Dyella jiangningensis DNA includes these proteins:
- a CDS encoding DUF1328 domain-containing protein: MLHYALVFLVIAIIAALFGFTGIAGAAAGIAKILFIVFLILAVIAFFRRAS, from the coding sequence ATGCTGCACTACGCCCTGGTATTTCTGGTCATCGCCATCATCGCGGCCCTGTTCGGCTTCACGGGAATCGCCGGCGCGGCAGCCGGCATTGCAAAGATCCTGTTCATCGTCTTCTTGATCCTCGCCGTGATCGCCTTCTTTCGCCGCGCCAGCTGA
- a CDS encoding DUF3224 domain-containing protein has protein sequence MAMHAQGTFDVTITPQSFAEGVGDPSVGRMALEKHFKGDLEGVGRGQMLAVGTAIDGSAGYVAMERVQAALHGREGSFALQHNGVMNRGTPQLSITIVPDSGTDGLSGIAGTLTIRIADGVHHYELAYSLPDVP, from the coding sequence ATGGCCATGCATGCCCAGGGCACTTTCGACGTAACGATCACGCCGCAATCCTTCGCGGAGGGCGTGGGCGATCCCAGCGTCGGGCGCATGGCGCTCGAGAAGCATTTCAAGGGCGATCTCGAGGGCGTGGGTCGCGGGCAGATGCTTGCGGTGGGCACGGCGATCGACGGTTCCGCCGGCTATGTGGCGATGGAGCGTGTCCAGGCCGCCCTGCACGGCCGCGAAGGCAGCTTTGCGCTGCAGCACAACGGCGTCATGAACCGCGGTACGCCGCAGCTGTCGATCACCATCGTGCCCGATTCGGGCACCGACGGACTGAGCGGCATCGCCGGCACGCTGACCATCCGCATCGCCGATGGCGTGCATCACTACGAACTGGCTTACTCGCTGCCTGACGTTCCCTAG
- a CDS encoding PQQ-dependent sugar dehydrogenase gives MRRWMFALFGLLAVHTASAAPQLDKLTLPKGFHIAVYADDVANAREITLGAKGTVFVGSNNAGKVYALTDSKGSGHADKVRVVASGLELPVGVAFHHGDLYVSAVSKIYVLRDIENHLDDPPKPEVVYDKFPTETHHGWKFIAFGPDGKLYVPIGAPCNICDKGKAYAKITRMNPDGSGLEDVAYGIRNTVGFDWQPGTKQMWFSDNGRDLLGDEVPSDELNRLSHIGEHFGYPYCHQGDMLDPEFGKGKNCKDYTPSVLKLGAHVASLGLRFYEGKQFPASYKGAIIVAEHGSWNRTKKSGYRVMTVRLHGDKVLSYEPLIEGFQQNETAWGRPADVQPLPDGSLLVSDDLAGAIYRVTYQP, from the coding sequence ATGCGTCGCTGGATGTTCGCACTGTTTGGCCTCCTGGCCGTCCACACGGCCAGCGCGGCGCCGCAGCTGGACAAGCTAACGCTGCCCAAGGGGTTCCACATCGCCGTCTATGCCGACGACGTGGCGAATGCGCGCGAAATCACCCTGGGCGCGAAGGGCACGGTGTTCGTGGGCTCCAACAATGCCGGCAAGGTGTATGCGCTGACCGACAGCAAAGGCAGCGGTCACGCCGACAAGGTGCGCGTGGTCGCCAGCGGCCTGGAGCTGCCGGTGGGCGTCGCGTTCCACCATGGCGATCTCTACGTTTCCGCGGTCAGCAAGATCTACGTGCTGCGCGACATCGAAAACCATCTGGACGATCCGCCGAAGCCGGAAGTGGTGTACGACAAGTTTCCGACCGAAACGCACCACGGCTGGAAGTTCATCGCGTTCGGCCCCGACGGCAAGCTCTACGTGCCGATCGGCGCGCCATGCAACATCTGCGACAAGGGCAAGGCGTACGCCAAGATCACGCGCATGAATCCGGATGGCAGTGGCCTGGAAGACGTCGCCTACGGCATCCGCAACACGGTCGGCTTCGACTGGCAGCCGGGTACCAAGCAGATGTGGTTCAGCGACAACGGACGCGACCTGCTGGGCGATGAAGTGCCCAGCGACGAGCTCAACCGCCTGTCGCACATCGGCGAGCATTTCGGTTACCCGTATTGCCACCAGGGCGATATGCTCGACCCCGAGTTCGGCAAGGGCAAGAACTGCAAGGACTACACGCCGTCCGTGCTGAAGCTGGGCGCCCACGTCGCTTCGCTGGGATTGCGCTTCTACGAAGGCAAGCAGTTTCCCGCCAGCTACAAGGGCGCGATCATCGTCGCCGAGCACGGTTCGTGGAACCGCACCAAGAAGTCGGGCTATCGCGTGATGACGGTGCGGCTCCATGGCGACAAGGTGCTCTCGTATGAACCGCTGATCGAAGGCTTCCAGCAGAACGAGACGGCCTGGGGCCGCCCGGCGGACGTGCAGCCGCTGCCCGACGGCAGCCTGCTGGTGAGCGACGATCTTGCCGGCGCGATCTATCGCGTGACCTATCAGCCCTGA
- a CDS encoding YbhB/YbcL family Raf kinase inhibitor-like protein, with protein sequence MQLRSDHFTHGQAIPPANAFCKIGQPVALSDNLSPHLAWKEAPLATRSFVLMCIDFDVPSKPDDVNKEGRTVPADLPRVEFVHWLMANIPVECGELAEGACSDGIVAHGKRAPYGPPGSVQGRNDYTGWFAGDADMKGEYLGYDGPCPPWNDSLVHHYHFRLYALDVEHLKLADGFTVTELRAAMDGHVLAEAELMGTYTLNPALA encoded by the coding sequence GTGCAACTGCGCAGCGACCATTTCACCCACGGGCAAGCGATCCCGCCTGCCAATGCGTTCTGCAAGATCGGGCAGCCGGTGGCGCTCTCCGACAACCTGAGCCCGCATCTGGCATGGAAGGAAGCGCCGCTCGCGACGCGTTCGTTCGTGCTCATGTGCATCGACTTCGACGTGCCGAGCAAGCCCGATGACGTCAACAAGGAAGGCCGCACCGTGCCGGCCGATCTTCCGCGCGTGGAATTCGTGCACTGGTTGATGGCCAATATTCCGGTGGAATGCGGCGAACTGGCGGAAGGCGCCTGCAGCGACGGCATCGTGGCGCACGGCAAGCGTGCACCGTACGGTCCGCCGGGCAGCGTGCAGGGCCGCAACGACTACACCGGCTGGTTCGCCGGTGACGCGGACATGAAGGGCGAATACCTGGGTTATGACGGCCCGTGCCCACCGTGGAACGATTCGCTCGTGCACCATTACCACTTCCGCCTGTATGCGCTGGACGTGGAACACCTGAAGCTTGCCGACGGCTTCACCGTGACCGAACTGAGAGCTGCGATGGATGGGCACGTGCTGGCCGAAGCGGAGCTGATGGGCACGTATACGCTCAATCCCGCGCTGGCCTGA
- a CDS encoding YheT family hydrolase — protein MTLPKGKDFLPPWPLRSGHIQTMLSSSGVRRVLLPKAAQAVMEGAEPVMVSGGDGVRLTGAYTAQKAKPQPRGLAVLFHGWEGSVDSTYVLQTGSRLLADGWDIFRLNFRDHGDSHHLNEALFHSCRIDEVVNALGDIAQRYPNRPMALAGFSLGGNFALRAALRAPSAGLPLSYALAVCPIIDPSEGLFSLEASAPWFYQAYFMHKWRRSLQAKQAAFPQQQYFELSELKQNLRGLTASLVARHTDFGSLEAYLDGYSVAGRALADLHVPATILTARDDPVIPVDAFDKLELPANVELDISAYGGHCGFIRGWDMTSFTDEYIAARFNAIAS, from the coding sequence ATGACTCTGCCGAAGGGAAAGGATTTCCTGCCGCCGTGGCCGCTGCGCAGCGGGCACATCCAGACCATGCTGTCCTCCAGCGGCGTGCGGCGCGTGCTGCTGCCGAAGGCGGCGCAGGCGGTGATGGAAGGAGCCGAGCCGGTCATGGTGAGCGGCGGCGATGGCGTGCGCCTCACCGGCGCCTACACCGCACAGAAGGCGAAGCCGCAGCCGCGCGGCCTGGCCGTACTGTTCCACGGCTGGGAAGGCAGCGTCGATTCCACCTACGTGCTGCAGACCGGCAGCCGGCTGCTGGCCGATGGCTGGGACATCTTCCGCCTGAATTTCCGCGATCACGGCGACAGCCATCATCTCAACGAGGCGCTGTTCCATTCCTGCCGCATCGATGAAGTGGTGAACGCGCTGGGCGATATCGCGCAACGCTATCCCAACCGGCCCATGGCGTTGGCGGGATTTTCACTGGGCGGCAACTTCGCGCTGCGCGCCGCCTTGCGCGCGCCCTCGGCCGGACTGCCGCTGAGCTACGCGCTGGCGGTGTGCCCGATCATCGATCCCAGCGAAGGGTTGTTCTCGCTGGAAGCTTCCGCGCCGTGGTTCTACCAGGCGTACTTCATGCACAAGTGGCGTCGCTCGTTGCAGGCCAAGCAGGCCGCGTTTCCGCAGCAGCAATACTTCGAATTGTCCGAGCTGAAGCAGAACCTGCGCGGCCTGACTGCGTCGCTGGTGGCGCGGCATACCGACTTCGGTTCGCTGGAAGCCTATCTGGACGGCTATTCGGTCGCGGGCCGCGCGCTGGCCGACCTGCATGTGCCGGCGACGATCCTCACGGCGCGTGACGACCCCGTGATCCCGGTGGACGCGTTCGACAAGCTGGAGCTGCCGGCCAACGTGGAGCTGGATATCTCGGCCTATGGCGGCCATTGCGGGTTCATTCGCGGCTGGGACATGACCAGCTTCACGGATGAGTACATTGCCGCGCGGTTCAACGCGATCGCGTCGTAG